The following is a genomic window from Sphingobacterium spiritivorum.
GTTTTCATCTATTGTGTCGAGCAGATTAGTCGGTTTCTGTGTTGTTAATTTTTCAATTGCTTCTTCCGGAAGAAACAATAGGGCAGATGGAGTAGTTGGACTATTCTGTCTGTTGTTATATTTAAGATCTTCTAATTTCATAATGATAGCTGTTTTTTACTGAGGTCCTTTAATTTTTCTTTGATCCGGGATATTTTCACAGCCACGTGATTGGCCGTCATACCCATCGTGTGTGCGATGTCCTTATAACTGTAGTCCTCGAGATAGAGGGCTACCAGTGCCTTTTCGATTTTTGATAGCTGACCAATCGCCCGATACATAGCCAGAATCTCTTCATTCTCCTGGTAGATAATTTCGCAATAGCTTTCCTGTGTAAACTGCAGCTCGGCATGCATATGTTTACGATCGCGTTTAATGTAGGTGATTGCCGTGTTCAGCCCGACACGATATAGCCAGGTCTGGAATCTGGAGTCGCCTCTGAAGCTTTTGAAAGACTTCCAGCTCTGCAGTACTATTTCCTGAAACAGATCTTCTCTGTCCGTTCTGTTGTCCACATACATGCAGCATATACGATGGATAATGGCCTGATTGGAAGTTATTAATCCGATAAATTCTTTCTCGATGTCCATGTTATAGTTGGATGTCTTCTCTAAATTACTTTATCTGTTAGTCTTGAAAAAGGTAAAAACATTACAATTGATAGTAAAAATGAATAAAATATGGCCTGAGCTTCTTTATTCTATTTTTTGAAGTATCAGAATCAGACAAAGATTTATCGAAAAATTAACAGAAGTGATTTGGAATGTCCGAATAAATAAATTAAATTTGTTATGCTTGCATAGCAAAATAGCTAAAAATAAATTATGAGTCAGGATAATACAATTGATTATTTCATGAAAACCGGTTGGCAGACTGTAGCCAATAAATACAATACGATCGCATCGCAGTACGGTTTTACGCAGGCTGCCGGGTATATCTTGATAAATATACACAAAGAAGGCACTCCTGTTTCACAAATTGCAAATTTGACAGGTGTAAAAACAACGAGCTTGTCCAGAGTGTTAAATAATCTGGAGACCTTAGGTTTTATTTACAGAGAAGCGAGTGACGTGGATAAGCGGTCTGTCAAAGTCTATCTGACAGAGTTGGGTAAAGAGAAGCGAAAAATTGCTAAGGATGTGGTGCGTAGCTTTAATCAATATCTGGAAGCAAATATCAGTGCCAGAGAGCGTGCTCAACTGATCAAGACACTCATCAAAATAAATGAACTGGCAAAGGACTATCAGGGAGAACTACAATCAAACGCTGCGGATAATATTGCCGCAACATAAAATATAAAAGGATGAATAACAGAAGTATTAAAAAAGTAGCCGTTTTAGGTTCTGGAGTGATGGGGTCAAGAATCGCCTGTCATTTTGCCAATATCGGACTGGAAGTTTTGCTTTTGGATATTGCGCCAAAGGAATTGCTGCCGGCAGAAGAGGCGAAAGGCCTTACTCTGGACAGCAAACTGGTACGCAACCGCATCGTCAACCTCTCGTTGGAGACTGCAATTAAATCCAATCCGTCACCTATTTACAGTAAGTCATTTGTCAAAAGGATCAAGACCGGAAATTTTGACGATGACATGAAGGAGATCGCACATGCAGACTGGGTGATTGAAGTTGTTGTTGAACGTCTGGATATCAAAAAATCCGTATTTGAAAAGGTAGAGCAATTCCGTAAAAAGGGGACGTTAATCACTTCCAATACATCCGGTATTCCTATTCATTTGATGACGGAAGGAAGAAGTGAAGATTTTAAAGATCATTTCTGCGGAACACACTTTTTCAATCCGCCACGTTATCTGCAATTGTTAGAAATTATTCCTACGCCTCATACCAAAAAAGAGGTCGTAAACTTCCTGATGGAATATGGTGATAAATTTTTGGGTAAAACTGTGGTTTTATGTAAAGATACACCTGCCTTTATCGGAAATAGAATAGGCGTGTATTCCATGTTGGCACTGACCCATCTGGTAGAACCATTAGGTCTCACTGTTGAGGAAGTTGATAAATACACAGGCCCTGCAATGGGGCATCCCAAATCAGCCACTTTCCGAACGGCAGATGTGGTAGGACTGGATACTTTGGTGAATGTTGCCAATGGTTTAGCGCAGAATGCGCCGGAAGATGAAGCTAAAGGAGTATTTCAATTACCGGCTTTCATCACTAAAATGGTTGAAAACAAATGGCTTGGAGAGAAAACCAAAAAGGGTTTTTATGAAAAAGTAAAAGATGCCAAAGGCAATTCTGAAATACTTTCCTTAAACCTCAAAACGCTCGAATTCGGATCTCAGCAAAAAGTGAAATCGCAGACACTGGAGGCGACAAAGCAGGTAGAAGATATCCGCAAACGGATGAAAGTCTATGAACAGGGTAAAGATAAAGCAGCGGAGTTGTTCAGAGCAATGCACTATCCATTGTTTGAATATGTGTCTAACAGAGTTCCTGAGATTACTGATGATTTTTTCC
Proteins encoded in this region:
- a CDS encoding RNA polymerase sigma factor — its product is MDIEKEFIGLITSNQAIIHRICCMYVDNRTDREDLFQEIVLQSWKSFKSFRGDSRFQTWLYRVGLNTAITYIKRDRKHMHAELQFTQESYCEIIYQENEEILAMYRAIGQLSKIEKALVALYLEDYSYKDIAHTMGMTANHVAVKISRIKEKLKDLSKKQLSL
- a CDS encoding MarR family winged helix-turn-helix transcriptional regulator produces the protein MSQDNTIDYFMKTGWQTVANKYNTIASQYGFTQAAGYILINIHKEGTPVSQIANLTGVKTTSLSRVLNNLETLGFIYREASDVDKRSVKVYLTELGKEKRKIAKDVVRSFNQYLEANISARERAQLIKTLIKINELAKDYQGELQSNAADNIAAT